A genomic window from Archocentrus centrarchus isolate MPI-CPG fArcCen1 chromosome 2, fArcCen1, whole genome shotgun sequence includes:
- the ccdc14 gene encoding coiled-coil domain-containing protein 14 isoform X1 — protein sequence MRGNAKREVVSSGRLTGAVRGRVAASRPGAASRPEPAYSLYSTDSEDQVTTLQKGLDRCAALLHGMLQADKAASPSLPRTVSSGAVRSRLSSSVGKKALKKLPPKADHRSAPSGQRGPGTRTPRAHRSTPPAPHSGVKLHPPQKQLAQLQSHLLPAHSQTPQLLSPTAHPAQASTPPPQPEVSVLLSVRQSSSLSEQLPVHQAACQSVSQPSHTHCVRDEEEECVPVRDVNTQSPPTDSHTAARHTHAHRDTCTMKMSHLQLEPGRGETVPGDTLSREGCGAEADTTATMVQYLLGELKALIAGRGGVAESLLSDLEQAVSTPQMNVGRSQCVSDPSALHSHNTQLHRHGRILNQQLKESEKAERHQKQEILSNSESKVLRLQEELTAAQHQLQELREDLSDLWDTLRDAQSQLREREAENALMKTDLEATKSRLLHSEQERSKLASLAEHRLKQMGHLNSLLQSRLSSDCLTAAESSVSDTDQQQHRLEPLAPPTDHIIQYLKSLGQSVHTEDVQYVAAEREGAPISHHDVKGQGSEEPAGPRVNRQKSNLEAQRPEEARRQHSQCDTESVWSDWSMKSRLTFDTRDEAAFRDGLAALDASIASLQKTIELDLKS from the exons ATGAGAGGAAACGCCAAACGCGAG GTGGTGTCATCAGGGAGGCTGACGGGGGCGGTGAGAGGGCGTGT aGCCGCTTCCCGCCCGGGGGCAGCATCCCGCCCGGAGCCGGCCTACTCTCTGTACTCCACCGACTCCGAGGACCAG GTCACCACTCTGCAGAAGGGTCTGGACCGCTGTGCTGCCTTGCTCCACGGGATGCTTCAGGCTGACAAAGCAG cctCTCCAAGCCTTCCCAGGACAGTAAGCAGTGGAGCAGTGAGATCCAGGCTTTCCTCATCAGTGGGGAAAAAGGCTTTGAAGAAACTTCCTCCAAAGGCAG ACCACAGGAGTGCTCCTTCAGGCCAGCGTGGACCGGGCACCAGAACTCCAAGAGCACATCGCTCCACCCCCCCTGCACCgcattcaggagtgaagctacACCCACCTCAGAAACAGCTGGCCCAGCTGCAGTCTCACTTACTGCCAGCACACAGCCAGACCCCTCAGCTTCTCTCCCCCACTGCCCATCCAGCCCAGGcttccaccccacccccccagcccGAAGTGTCCGTCCTTCTGTCGGTTCGCCAGTCGTCCTCTCTCTCAGAGCAGCTCCCAGTCCATCAGGCTGCCTGCCAGTCTGTCTCTCAGCCTtcgcacacacactgtgtgcgtgatgaagaggaggagtgtGTCCCTGTGAGAGACGTGAATACCCAGAGCCCCCCCACAGACTCTCACACAGCtgccagacacacacatgctcacagagACACCTGCACCATGAAGATGTCACACTTACAACTGGAACCTGGACGGGGTGAGACGGTCCCCGGAGACACTCTGAGCAGGGAGGGGTGCGGCGCTGAGGCGGACACCACAGCTACCATGGTTCAGTATCTGTTAGGAGAACTCAAGGCTCTCATTGCTGGACGAG GTGGTGTAGCAGAGAGTCTGCTCAGTGATCTGGAGCAGGCTGTGTCCACACCGCAGATGAATGTTGGAAGGTCGCAGTGTGTGTCAGACCCATCAGCCCTGCACAGCCACAACACACAACTGCACAG GCATGGGAGGATTCTGAACCAGCAGTTAAAGGAGAGTGAGAAAGCAGAGAGGCATCAGAAACAGGAGATCCTCTCTAACTCAGAAagtaaag TGCTCAGACTGCAGGAGGAGCTCACTGCCGCTCAGCATCAGCTGCAGGAACTCAGAGAGGACCTGAGCGACCTGTGGGACACCCTGCGGGACGCACAGAGCCAGCTGAGGGAGCGAGAGGCGGAGAATGCGCTCATGAAGACAG acctGGAGGCCACTAAAAGCAGGTTACTGCACAGTGAGCAGGAGAGGAGTAAGCTGGCCTCACTGGCGGAGCACAGACTGAAGCAGATGGGACACCTGAACAG TCTCCTTCAGAGTCGGCTTTCATCGGACTGCCTTACTGCCGCTGAGAGCTCGGTGTCTGATACagaccaacagcagcacagactggAGCCACTAGCGCCCCCTACTGACCACATCATCCAATACTTGAAGTCTCTTGGCCAGAGTGTGCACACAGAGGATGTGCAGTATgtggctgcagagagagagggagcgccCATATCACACCATGATGTCAAAGGTCAGGGGAGCGAGGAACCTGCAGGGCCTCGGGTGAATCGTCAGAAGTCTAACCTTGAGGCGCAGCGGCCAGAGGAGGCTCGCAGGCAGCATTCCCAGTGTGACACGGAGTCTGTGTGGTCTGATTGGAGCATGAAGTCAAGGTTGACCTTTGACACCAGAGACGAGGCAGCGTTCAGAGACGGCCTGGCAGCTTTGGACGCCAGCATAGCCAGCCTGCAGAAGACTATTGAGCTGGACCTGAAGAGCTGA
- the ccdc14 gene encoding uncharacterized protein ccdc14 isoform X2, translating to MRGNAKREVVSSGRLTGAVRGRVAASRPGAASRPEPAYSLYSTDSEDQVTTLQKGLDRCAALLHGMLQADKAASPSLPRTVSSGAVRSRLSSSVGKKALKKLPPKAGGVAESLLSDLEQAVSTPQMNVGRSQCVSDPSALHSHNTQLHRHGRILNQQLKESEKAERHQKQEILSNSESKVLRLQEELTAAQHQLQELREDLSDLWDTLRDAQSQLREREAENALMKTDLEATKSRLLHSEQERSKLASLAEHRLKQMGHLNSLLQSRLSSDCLTAAESSVSDTDQQQHRLEPLAPPTDHIIQYLKSLGQSVHTEDVQYVAAEREGAPISHHDVKGQGSEEPAGPRVNRQKSNLEAQRPEEARRQHSQCDTESVWSDWSMKSRLTFDTRDEAAFRDGLAALDASIASLQKTIELDLKS from the exons ATGAGAGGAAACGCCAAACGCGAG GTGGTGTCATCAGGGAGGCTGACGGGGGCGGTGAGAGGGCGTGT aGCCGCTTCCCGCCCGGGGGCAGCATCCCGCCCGGAGCCGGCCTACTCTCTGTACTCCACCGACTCCGAGGACCAG GTCACCACTCTGCAGAAGGGTCTGGACCGCTGTGCTGCCTTGCTCCACGGGATGCTTCAGGCTGACAAAGCAG cctCTCCAAGCCTTCCCAGGACAGTAAGCAGTGGAGCAGTGAGATCCAGGCTTTCCTCATCAGTGGGGAAAAAGGCTTTGAAGAAACTTCCTCCAAAGGCAG GTGGTGTAGCAGAGAGTCTGCTCAGTGATCTGGAGCAGGCTGTGTCCACACCGCAGATGAATGTTGGAAGGTCGCAGTGTGTGTCAGACCCATCAGCCCTGCACAGCCACAACACACAACTGCACAG GCATGGGAGGATTCTGAACCAGCAGTTAAAGGAGAGTGAGAAAGCAGAGAGGCATCAGAAACAGGAGATCCTCTCTAACTCAGAAagtaaag TGCTCAGACTGCAGGAGGAGCTCACTGCCGCTCAGCATCAGCTGCAGGAACTCAGAGAGGACCTGAGCGACCTGTGGGACACCCTGCGGGACGCACAGAGCCAGCTGAGGGAGCGAGAGGCGGAGAATGCGCTCATGAAGACAG acctGGAGGCCACTAAAAGCAGGTTACTGCACAGTGAGCAGGAGAGGAGTAAGCTGGCCTCACTGGCGGAGCACAGACTGAAGCAGATGGGACACCTGAACAG TCTCCTTCAGAGTCGGCTTTCATCGGACTGCCTTACTGCCGCTGAGAGCTCGGTGTCTGATACagaccaacagcagcacagactggAGCCACTAGCGCCCCCTACTGACCACATCATCCAATACTTGAAGTCTCTTGGCCAGAGTGTGCACACAGAGGATGTGCAGTATgtggctgcagagagagagggagcgccCATATCACACCATGATGTCAAAGGTCAGGGGAGCGAGGAACCTGCAGGGCCTCGGGTGAATCGTCAGAAGTCTAACCTTGAGGCGCAGCGGCCAGAGGAGGCTCGCAGGCAGCATTCCCAGTGTGACACGGAGTCTGTGTGGTCTGATTGGAGCATGAAGTCAAGGTTGACCTTTGACACCAGAGACGAGGCAGCGTTCAGAGACGGCCTGGCAGCTTTGGACGCCAGCATAGCCAGCCTGCAGAAGACTATTGAGCTGGACCTGAAGAGCTGA
- the LOC115793682 gene encoding ankyrin repeat domain-containing protein 10-like: MSGGPEAAFSGDDVFVSRFPVHRACRDGDVGALVLLLQQLSNRIHLTAEDSFYGWTPIHWAAHYGQLECVAHLVQMGCEVNRLTSRFNQTPTHTAAFGGHPHCVVWLTQAGADVNKQDLVGEAPIHKAARSGSLECIQVLLIAGAKPHLKNASGQTAADLAHAHGFHDCFCIISNAQRHLHQRGGLGVSIVPNGNGAPCGQGPLSRKRQLAAVDSGHMKKARGADGVLVQVQSCVHEQLEGMNLEISSDLANGHHHASPPAAYDEPLLPKSALSPASQTPAPPQRALAEMCGSLHLSSSPCSCASDWPACPGPTGADRGDFLYYGHYHGFGDTAEELSESSCIQAEHRSAGCG; encoded by the exons ATGTCTGGGGGACCGGAAGCCGCCTTCTCCGGTGATGATGTGTTTGTGAGCCGCTTCCCGGTGCACCGCGCCTGTCGGGATGGAGATGTCGGGGCTCTGGTCCTGCTGTTACAGCAGCTGTCAAACCGCATCCATCTGACTGCGGAGGACTCCTTCTACGGATGGACCCCCATACACTGGGCTGCCCACTATGGACAG CTGGAGTGCGTGGCACACCTGGTGCAGATGGGTTGCGAGGTGAACAGATTGACCAGCCGGTTCAACCAGACtccgacacacactgcagcatttGGAGGACATCCTCACTGCGTGGTGTGGCTCACTCAGGCGGGAGCTGATGTCAACAagcag GACTTGGTAGGTGAGGCTCCCATTCACAAGGCGGCTCGCTCAGGTAGCTTGGAGTGTATCCAGGTGCTTTTGATAGCAGGCGCTAAACCGCA TTTAAAGAATGCCAGCGGGCAGACGGCGGCAGACCTGGCCCACGCTCACGGCTTCCACGACTGCTTCTGCATCATCTCCAACGCCCAGAGGCACCTGCACCAGCGCGGCGGGCTCGGAGTGAGCATAGTGCCGAATGGAAACGGTGCCCCCTGTGGTCAGGGCCCGCTCAGCAGAAAGAGGCAGCTGGCTGCCGTGGACTCGGGCCACATGAAGAAAGCCAGGGGAGCTGATG GTGTGCTGGTGCAGGTGCAGAGCTGTGTGCATGAGCAGCTGGAGGGCATGAACCTGGAGATCAGCTCAG ATTTGGCCAACGGCCATCATCACGCATCGCCTCCTGCTGCCTACGACGAGCCTTTGCTTCCAAAGAGCGCCCTCTCTCCGGCCTCTCAGACTCCAGCACCACCTCAGCGAGCTTTGGCTGAAATGTGTGGCTCACTGCACCTGAGCAGCAGCCCCTGCAGCTGCGCCTCCGACTGGCCGGCCTGCCCGGGGCCGACGGGGGCAGACCGTGGGGATTTCCTGTATTACGGACACTACCACGGCTTCGGCGATACAGCGGAGGAGCTGAGcgagagcagctgcatccaagctgAGCATCGATCGGCAGGCTGCGGATAG